Below is a genomic region from Synergistaceae bacterium.
ATATACTATAATGCGGGCTTGGGATAATTCAAGAATTAACGGCGTGAAGAATCAAATTAATAACATGCTCAAGGAAGCAGAAGAATCTGCAGAGCGTATGAAACAATCTAAAGTGTCTGAGGCTCGCGAGGAAGTCAACAGGCTCAGACAGGAAGCCCAGAAGGACATCAAAGAAAGACGCAGCGAAATCCAGCGCACTGAACGTAAACTGGAGCAGAAAGAAGACAATCTCGACAAGAAAATTGACCGAGTAACACGCAAAGAGGACGAATTACGCTCAAAGCACGAAGAGATCGAGAAACGCCGCGCCGCACTCGAAGACACTATCAGGCAGCAAGAAGACAAATTACAGGAAATCGCCGAGCTCACAAAGGAACAAGCGCAGGAAATCCTAATGATAAAGACTGAACAGGACGCCCAGCACATGCTCGGAATGAAGCTCAAGGAACTTGAAGAACGTGCAAGCCGTGAAGCCGAGAGAAAAGCCCGTGATATTATTATCGGAGCAATGCAGCGCTGTGCAGTCGAGTCAGCAGGTGAAAGCAGTATCAGCGTCGTACCTCTTCCCAGTGAAGAAATGAAGGGCAGAATTATAGGACGTGAAGGCCGCAATATTCGCACGTTTGAAAGTTTAACCGGAGTCGATATTATAATCGATGACACCCCCGAAGCTGTTACGCTCTCAAGTTTTGACCCTATAAGACGAGAAATCGCCCGCCGAGCTATGGAAAGACTCGTAGTTGACGGCAGAATCCACCCGGCCAGAATTGAAGAGTTAATCGAGAAAGCCGCACGAGATATTGACGAGGAAATGATCACAGAGGGCGAAAATGTAATACTCGAACTCGGCATTAAGAACATGAATAATGAACTTGTCCGGACAATCGGCCAATTAAAATTTAGATTCAGTTATGGGCAAAATGTTTTGTCTCATAGCGTAGAAGTAGCTCAAATCGCAGGAGTTATCGCCGCTGAACTCGGACTCGATGAAGAAATTGCAAGACGGGGCGGACTCCTTCACGATATAGGCAAGGCAATAGATCATCAAATTGAAGGCC
It encodes:
- the rny gene encoding ribonuclease Y → MQFVLALVFFMTGSGLGYTIMRAWDNSRINGVKNQINNMLKEAEESAERMKQSKVSEAREEVNRLRQEAQKDIKERRSEIQRTERKLEQKEDNLDKKIDRVTRKEDELRSKHEEIEKRRAALEDTIRQQEDKLQEIAELTKEQAQEILMIKTEQDAQHMLGMKLKELEERASREAERKARDIIIGAMQRCAVESAGESSISVVPLPSEEMKGRIIGREGRNIRTFESLTGVDIIIDDTPEAVTLSSFDPIRREIARRAMERLVVDGRIHPARIEELIEKAARDIDEEMITEGENVILELGIKNMNNELVRTIGQLKFRFSYGQNVLSHSVEVAQIAGVIAAELGLDEEIARRGGLLHDIGKAIDHQIEGPHAAIGADLARRFGESPEIVNCIAAHHDSLEVSSIYEVIVCVSDAISAARPGARRESIDAYIKRLEKLEEIAQTFDGVTRAYAIQAGREVRVILNAGKTDDGAVHKLAFDIARRIEAELKYPGQIKVNVARETRATEYAK